One Pelobates fuscus isolate aPelFus1 chromosome 8, aPelFus1.pri, whole genome shotgun sequence genomic window carries:
- the LOC134572079 gene encoding sulfotransferase 1B1-like isoform X2 — MSQEDYGASLHNAPDGTFYRFPLRLVHGVALMKPIADGWQKVESFQARPDDLLIATYPKAGTTWMQEIVDLVVNEGDLEKVKRAPTHIRFPFLEICSPPPIPSGIDILEETPSPRIIKTHLAYKLVPKSFWAQNCKVIYIARNAKDNAVSYYYFDLMNKTQPDPGPWEKYVESFLKGDVGWGSWFDHVIDWWKAKDKHRILYMFYEDMKEDPKREIRKVMDFLGKNLSENILEKIYQHTSFQAMKDNPMANYTSFPSSILDQSCSPFMRKGEVGDWVNHFSKTQNEVFDAEYKRRMEGMHLNFRYSI, encoded by the exons ATGAGCCAGGAAGATTACGGGGCTTCCCTGCATAATGCCCCCGATGGAACATTTTATAGATTCCCCCTACGTCTGGTCCATGGGGTAGCTCTCATGAAGCCCATTGCAGATGGTTGGCAGAAGGTGGAGAGCTTCCAGGCTCGACCAGATGACTTGCTAATAGCCACATATCCCAAGGCAG GTACCACGTGGATGCAGGAGATTGTGGATTTAGTAGTCAATGAAGGAGATTTGGAGAAAGTCAAGCGTGCTCCCACTCATATCCGTTTCCCATTTCTGGAGATCTGCTCACCTCCTCCGATCCCCAGTG GGATTGATATACTGGAAGAGACCCCATCTCCAAGAATAATAAAAACTCACCTGGCATATAAACTGGTTCCCAAGTCATTCTGGGCTCAAAACTGTAAG GTAATCTACATTGCTCGGAATGCTAAAGATAATGCTGTGTCTTACTATTACTTCGATTTGATGAACAAAACTCAACCTGACCCCGGTCCCTGGGAGAAGTATGTGGAGAGCTTTCTAAAAGGGGATG TGGGCTGGGGCAGTTGGTTTGACCACGTGATTGACTGGTGGAAAGCAAAAGACAAACACAGAATCCTGTACATGTTCTACGAGGATATGAAGGAG GATCCAAAGCGTGAGATCCGGAAGGTGATGGATTTCCTGGGTAAGAATCTTTCTGAGAATATTCTGGAGAAGATCTATCAGCACACCTCATTCCAGGCCATGAAGGACAACCCCATGGCCAACTACACTTCCTTCCCTTCTTCCATATTGGACCAATCATGCTCTCCATTCATGAGAAAAG GGGAAGTTGGCGATTGGGTGAATCACTTTTCAAAAACTCAGAATGAGGTATTTGATGCCGAGTACAAAAGAAGAATGGAGGGAATGCACCTTAATTTTCGTTACAGTATCTAA
- the LOC134572079 gene encoding sulfotransferase 1B1-like isoform X1, whose amino-acid sequence MMSQEDYGASLHNAPDGTFYRFPLRLVHGVALMKPIADGWQKVESFQARPDDLLIATYPKAGTTWMQEIVDLVVNEGDLEKVKRAPTHIRFPFLEICSPPPIPSGIDILEETPSPRIIKTHLAYKLVPKSFWAQNCKVIYIARNAKDNAVSYYYFDLMNKTQPDPGPWEKYVESFLKGDVGWGSWFDHVIDWWKAKDKHRILYMFYEDMKEDPKREIRKVMDFLGKNLSENILEKIYQHTSFQAMKDNPMANYTSFPSSILDQSCSPFMRKGEVGDWVNHFSKTQNEVFDAEYKRRMEGMHLNFRYSI is encoded by the exons AT GATGAGCCAGGAAGATTACGGGGCTTCCCTGCATAATGCCCCCGATGGAACATTTTATAGATTCCCCCTACGTCTGGTCCATGGGGTAGCTCTCATGAAGCCCATTGCAGATGGTTGGCAGAAGGTGGAGAGCTTCCAGGCTCGACCAGATGACTTGCTAATAGCCACATATCCCAAGGCAG GTACCACGTGGATGCAGGAGATTGTGGATTTAGTAGTCAATGAAGGAGATTTGGAGAAAGTCAAGCGTGCTCCCACTCATATCCGTTTCCCATTTCTGGAGATCTGCTCACCTCCTCCGATCCCCAGTG GGATTGATATACTGGAAGAGACCCCATCTCCAAGAATAATAAAAACTCACCTGGCATATAAACTGGTTCCCAAGTCATTCTGGGCTCAAAACTGTAAG GTAATCTACATTGCTCGGAATGCTAAAGATAATGCTGTGTCTTACTATTACTTCGATTTGATGAACAAAACTCAACCTGACCCCGGTCCCTGGGAGAAGTATGTGGAGAGCTTTCTAAAAGGGGATG TGGGCTGGGGCAGTTGGTTTGACCACGTGATTGACTGGTGGAAAGCAAAAGACAAACACAGAATCCTGTACATGTTCTACGAGGATATGAAGGAG GATCCAAAGCGTGAGATCCGGAAGGTGATGGATTTCCTGGGTAAGAATCTTTCTGAGAATATTCTGGAGAAGATCTATCAGCACACCTCATTCCAGGCCATGAAGGACAACCCCATGGCCAACTACACTTCCTTCCCTTCTTCCATATTGGACCAATCATGCTCTCCATTCATGAGAAAAG GGGAAGTTGGCGATTGGGTGAATCACTTTTCAAAAACTCAGAATGAGGTATTTGATGCCGAGTACAAAAGAAGAATGGAGGGAATGCACCTTAATTTTCGTTACAGTATCTAA